From a region of the Mycolicibacterium sp. MU0050 genome:
- a CDS encoding mechanosensitive ion channel family protein, producing the protein MGSLLGSSWFYWAVAVAVGLPALLVALTELHHVLVKRGSHLARPVNLIRIYVLPLGALLVLMVKASDVSPEATSTRVVATALGFTVLILLLSGTNATLFQRAPEGSWRKRIPSIFLDVARVVLIILGLALIFSYVWGANVGGLFAALGVTSIVLGLALQNSVGQIISGLLMLFEQPFQLGDWLDTPAGRGRVREVNWRSVHIETGDGLTITPNSVLAGASFTNLSRPATAHRILVETSFGASDPPDRVCAVLTAVAAGLPHRADTPPTSVPLGGGAYRTSIPLRSPSDDGAAKATFLRWLWYAARRAELHLDGAEDDYSTEKRLWEALPVATRSLRLTPADHRFLLDKVRLIRFGADEQVQAVGSVPESMRFVVSGKVRLLAADDHGGKITVRLLETGDFVGQTCLTREPTAASAVAVGEVTMLEVGRAELEKLTSGRPGMLHEIGRVIDERRHDFRQALRAQADVN; encoded by the coding sequence ATGGGTTCCCTGCTGGGCTCGTCCTGGTTCTACTGGGCCGTCGCCGTCGCGGTCGGCCTACCCGCCCTGCTGGTGGCGCTGACCGAACTGCACCACGTGCTGGTCAAGCGTGGCAGCCATCTGGCCCGGCCGGTCAACCTGATTCGTATCTACGTGCTGCCACTGGGCGCCCTGCTGGTGCTGATGGTCAAGGCCTCCGACGTGTCGCCGGAGGCGACCTCGACTCGGGTGGTGGCCACGGCGCTGGGTTTCACCGTGCTGATCCTGCTGCTGTCCGGGACCAACGCCACGTTGTTCCAGCGGGCCCCGGAAGGCAGCTGGCGCAAGCGGATTCCGTCGATCTTCCTCGATGTCGCGCGGGTGGTGCTGATCATCCTGGGATTGGCGCTGATCTTCTCCTACGTCTGGGGAGCCAACGTCGGCGGCCTGTTCGCCGCGCTGGGCGTCACCTCGATCGTGCTCGGCCTCGCGCTGCAGAACTCGGTGGGCCAGATCATCTCCGGGCTGCTGATGCTCTTCGAGCAGCCGTTCCAGCTCGGCGACTGGCTGGACACCCCGGCCGGGCGCGGCCGGGTGCGGGAGGTCAACTGGCGCTCGGTGCACATCGAGACCGGCGACGGGCTGACCATCACCCCGAACTCCGTGCTGGCCGGTGCGTCGTTCACGAACCTGAGCCGACCGGCCACCGCCCACCGGATCCTCGTCGAAACCAGCTTCGGCGCCTCGGACCCGCCCGACCGGGTGTGTGCGGTGTTGACCGCGGTGGCCGCGGGGTTGCCGCACCGCGCCGACACGCCACCGACCTCGGTCCCGTTGGGCGGCGGCGCATATCGGACCTCGATCCCGTTGCGCAGCCCGTCGGACGACGGCGCCGCGAAGGCCACCTTCCTGCGCTGGCTCTGGTACGCGGCGCGGCGCGCCGAACTGCATCTCGACGGCGCCGAGGATGACTACTCCACCGAGAAGCGGCTGTGGGAGGCCCTGCCCGTCGCCACCCGCTCGCTGCGCCTGACGCCCGCCGATCACCGTTTCCTGCTGGACAAGGTCCGGTTGATCCGCTTCGGCGCCGACGAACAGGTCCAGGCCGTGGGCAGCGTGCCCGAGTCGATGCGGTTCGTGGTCAGCGGCAAGGTTCGCCTCCTCGCCGCCGACGACCACGGTGGAAAGATCACCGTGCGGCTGCTGGAAACGGGGGACTTCGTGGGCCAGACGTGCCTGACCCGCGAACCGACCGCGGCCAGTGCGGTCGCCGTCGGCGAGGTGACCATGCTCGAGGTCGGCCGCGCGGAACTCGAGAAGCTGACCAGCGGGCGCCCCGGCATGCTGCACGAGATCGGCCGCGTCATCGACGAGCGCCGGCACGATTTCCGTCAGGCGCTCCGCGCGCAGGCCGACGTCAACTGA